The Clarias gariepinus isolate MV-2021 ecotype Netherlands chromosome 20, CGAR_prim_01v2, whole genome shotgun sequence genome includes the window TGATATGCGGACAAATTTTGACGTCAGTGCCTAAATACTCAtgtgctctctctctatctctctctctttctgtttctccctCTAGGATGAAAAGAACCAGCTTATGACTACTAACGTCTGGTTGTGGCAGGTAAACACGCTTCTTCTGTTTATGCATTGAAGACTTTGCTGTTTTAAAGACATTGTGTAAATGTGCGCCTCTCGCTCTATGTTTTTTAGGAGTGGATAGACTATAAGCTGAGCTGGAACCCAGAGAACTACGGTGGGATCACGTCCATCCGAGTGCCCTCGGAGAACATCTGGCTGCCTGACATCGTCCTCTATGAAAAGTAACATCTTTGTTCGCTATGACTCACTATGTGCCtcgtaactttttaaaaattattttattaattatgttaaataaaaatcctctgaCCTTCAGCAGACAAGTCAAAAAAGGCTAATCAATCAAACACAAGCTGACCAATCAGGACTGCGCATTTATAATCCTATATTATAAGCAAAGAGCAAAGAAAACCATGACTAATAAGAAACCAACCAAGCAGGCCAAACAACcacataaaatacaatttaatagcATCTCTTTGCTCTGATTGGTTGGATATGTATCTAAAATGTAGGAcagatgcttaaaaataaaattgtgtctGAAATCCATGGACATTTCTATGTTTTTTGCAGAGCTCactcctttctctcttttttcccctccttagTGCTGATGGACGATTCGAAGGCTCGCTGATGACCAAAGCAATTGTCAAATATGACGGTACGGTGACATGGACTCCTCCCGCCAGCTACAAGTCTTCTTGCACCATGGACGTCACGTTCTTCCCCTTCGATCGCCAGAACTGTTCGATGAAGTTCGGTTCATGGACGTACGACGGCGCCATGGTGGACCTGACTCTGCTGGACCCCCTCGTGGACCGTAAGGACTTTTTCGACAATGGTGAATGGGAGATACTGGACGCCAGCGGGCGCAGAGGGAGCCGTCGTGATGGGATCTATTCCTATCCATTTGTCACCTACTCTTTTATCCTAAAGCGACTGCCTTTGTTCTACACGCTCTTCTTGATCATCCCATGCCTCGGCCTGTCCTTCCTGACCGTCCTGGTTTTCTATCTCCCGTCCGATGAAGGCGAAAAGCTCTCGCTGTCCACGTCCGTGCTCGTCTCGCTCACCGTCTTCCTCCTGGTCATTGAGGAGATCATCCCGTCTTCGTCCAAGGTGATCCCGCTGATCGGCGAGTACCTGCTCTTTATCATGATCTTCGTCACCTTCTCCATCATCGTCACGGTCTTCGTCATCAATGTGCATCACCGCTCTTCGGCCACCTACCACCCCATGGCGCCGTGGGTCAGAAGGCTCTTCCTGCAGAGCTTACCCAAAATGCTTTGCATGCGCGGCCACACCGATCGTTACCTCTATGCCGAAACGGAGCCACACCGGAGTCCGGAGCTGAAGCACGGGATGAAGAAAGGGATGAAGAAGAGCGCAGGAGGGAAGGAGGACGAGTCCTGGGTGGCCATGCTGGAGAAAGCCACCAGTTCTGTCCGCTACATATCCAGACACATCAAGAAGGAGCATTTCATCAGAGAGGCACGGTTTAAATATTTATCGGAATTGTAGATGTTGttgtaatactgtaaatgttaaagaTACAGTCAGCATTTGCTTGTTTTAATTTAACGCATGCGGTCATTATGTGTGTTTTCAGGTGGTTCAGGACTGGAAGTTCGTGGCTCAGGTGCTTGACCGGATCTTCCTCTGGGTTTTCCTCACCGTATCCATAGTCGGCACCATCCTCATCTTCACCCCGGCTCTCAACATGTACCTCAGCTCCGCTTCTTAAAGACAAACCCATCCTTACCCGAAACACACACAAGAGACAGCTTTCCTTtataataaacactttataataatgtacacCAACCAATCTTTTAATTCTCGCCATTATTCGTTTTCTAAAACGGCAGCTTAACCCGCAGGTTTATATTGAATACTATACgtagtctccagtttcagtgctTTGTATCACTTTTTCAGATATTCAAGACacgctgttataggaaaataatcaacgctAGTGTGTAGACTTAGTTCCCAACACCTCCATTACCTCACCGAAGGTGAACACACCCTGAGTGTCGGAGCTGATATTGTCGCAGTGGAAAAATTTTGTACGTAAATGCTATTCCAGACTGCCCCATATTTATGCAACCCAAGTGTTTTCCAGTGTTTTCCGTACAGCTGATACAAACCTCACGGAGAGACTACAGCAAATGTACTAATCAACCCGTTATATAACAAGATGAAACCATTTCCTTTTGTCTTTATACTGTCCATCAATATATTAACAGTGGATATAAAAAGTCTCCTCATCTCCTCTTCAGGTCACCCTACAGACTTTCAATCCAATTTAGGTCTAGGCTGTGGCTTTGCCATTCCAAAACGTTAATTTACTTCTGGTGAAGccattgttttattgatttggATGTATGCTTTGAGTCGTCGTCATGCTGAAAGATGAAGTTTCTCTTCATCTTCAGATTTCTAGCACAAGCCTAAAGTTTTTGTGCCAATATTGACTGGTTTTTGGAGCTGTTCATAATTCCCTCAACCTTGACTAAGGCTCCAGTtccatactgaaaaaaaaaaaaaaacagagccaaTGCacgatgctgccaccaccatgcttcactgtgggCTGGGTGTTCTTTTTGTGATGTGCAGTGTAGTTTTCATACCATAACACCCTTTTCCTCGTGCTTTTGAGAGACTTTAAAGTGTGTCTTTGCAAAATTTAACCTGGCCTGGATTTATCCTGGCTTTCTTCACCCTACCCTATAgcccagacatactgtatgaacgATACGGAAGATTGCTGTCACATGTACTACACAGCCAGTACTTGCC containing:
- the chrnb3a gene encoding neuronal acetylcholine receptor subunit beta-3a, encoding MLVPRSDGVMRARGATMQLQTAALCLALALSLAVTGAAALEASEELMSLAELEDLLLRKLFHGYQKWVRPVLHANDSITVRFGLKISQLVDVDEKNQLMTTNVWLWQEWIDYKLSWNPENYGGITSIRVPSENIWLPDIVLYENADGRFEGSLMTKAIVKYDGTVTWTPPASYKSSCTMDVTFFPFDRQNCSMKFGSWTYDGAMVDLTLLDPLVDRKDFFDNGEWEILDASGRRGSRRDGIYSYPFVTYSFILKRLPLFYTLFLIIPCLGLSFLTVLVFYLPSDEGEKLSLSTSVLVSLTVFLLVIEEIIPSSSKVIPLIGEYLLFIMIFVTFSIIVTVFVINVHHRSSATYHPMAPWVRRLFLQSLPKMLCMRGHTDRYLYAETEPHRSPELKHGMKKGMKKSAGGKEDESWVAMLEKATSSVRYISRHIKKEHFIREVVQDWKFVAQVLDRIFLWVFLTVSIVGTILIFTPALNMYLSSAS